The following proteins come from a genomic window of Bartonella apihabitans:
- the rpsL gene encoding 30S ribosomal protein S12: MPTVNQLIRKPRTAPVKRNKVPALQANPQKRGVCTRVYTTTPKKPNSALRKVAKVRLTNGFEVIGYIPGEGHNLQEHSVVMIRGGRVKDLPGVRYHIIRGVLDTQGVKNCKQRRSKYGAKRPK; this comes from the coding sequence ATGCCTACCGTAAACCAGTTGATCCGCAAGCCGCGTACAGCGCCGGTCAAGCGTAATAAGGTTCCTGCTCTGCAGGCAAACCCGCAAAAGCGTGGTGTGTGCACGCGCGTTTATACAACGACACCGAAGAAACCTAATTCGGCTCTCCGTAAGGTTGCCAAGGTTCGTTTGACCAATGGTTTTGAAGTTATTGGTTATATTCCTGGTGAAGGTCATAACCTTCAGGAGCACTCCGTTGTCATGATTCGTGGCGGACGTGTTAAGGATTTGCCTGGTGTTCGTTATCACATCATTCGTGGTGTGCTTGATACACAAGGTGTTAAGAATTGTAAGCAGCGCCGTTCCAAATACGGTGCCAAGCGTCCTAAATAA